The region ACAGAAACtgcctccttttcttctcccagCCTTGATTTCCAGTTTGGGAACTTGTGACAGATTTGGGGCATCAGGAGCACATGCCTCACACAGTCTGGCATGCTTTTGGAACttaataaagtctaatttattaCCTTACAATTACATTGGATAATGATAGTATGCAATGAATATATTATTCATTGATAAAAATTAATAACTGAATAATGTATATGACTGTTTTATCACAgaagtatattatatataatttccatatattataaaagtatattatgtataattttataatcCCATATGACTCTATCATATCATAGAATTACATTAAAGAATTATACTATAAAGAATTTATGTATTACATTATGAGTACTTTACATACAATTCATTATTATATAATTCTATTGtatgataaaattatattatcacATGATAGAATTATATTATAGAATTGTATTAgagttttattatatataatttatgtataatCATATGACACAAGCACATTATTTATAGTTTATAGTATATACACTATCAAAGGATAGAATCATGTCACACAGTTACATCatggaattatataatttatatacaatatataagtACATTATGTGcagtttatattatataattctaTCATATTGTAGAACTTTATTACATATAACCTATAATCAGAATTTAGTCCCACACAACAAGCCCCAGGCCCCTCTGGCATAAGGAACGTGGCTGCACAGGGAGCCTCAGGCGCAGCCTCTAGGGGACCTGGACACAGGTGCAGCCTGCGGGCGGGGCGGGATCGCGCACGCGCAATGCCGAGCCCGCCCCCGGAAGTCCCGCCTCCTTGGGGGCGGGGCGAGGGTGAGGAAGAGAAGCCCGGAGCCGCCGCGCGGCCGCTTCCGCGACCCGCGCGCCGGAAGCGGAAGTGCGTCACAGGGGGCGGGCGGTGGCCGGTCACATCAGGGGCGCCTCCGACGGACTGTGGCGGCGCCGGGCGGTGAGGCCGCGCCTGCCCGGGGGTCGTCGGGGGACGGCGGGAGCGCGGGCCAGCGGCGGTGGCGGCCTGGGTCGCTGGCGGAGTCCCGCGCCGGTGAGCGCCCAAGCCCGCCGGGCCTGCCGCCCGTCCGCAGCCAGGCTGGCGGGGAGCCGGGGCTGCGGCCTGGGCCGGGGGCCTGCTGGGGGCCTGCGGGCTGGGGAGCCGGGTGGGTTGGGGGGTCGGTGGGCCGGGggactgggggctggggaggtggtCGGGCTGGGAGCTGGTAGGGGGAGGCCGGGGAGCCGGGGGGCCGGGCCGGGGCCTTGGCCGGGcgggagctggggggtggggccCGGAGGGCTGGGGGCCGGGGGACTGGGGAGCCGGGCGGGGGAGTCCGAGGAAGCGGGCCGGGGCCTTGGCCGGGCGGGAGCTGGGAGTCCGGGAGCTGGTCTGTGGAGTCCCTGGTCCCGGGGGTTAGGCCGGGGGCCGGGACCTTGGCCGGGCGGGAGCTGGGAGTCCAGGAGCTGGGAGTCCGGGAGCTGGTCTGTGGAGTCCCTGGTCCCGGGGGTTAGGCCGGGGGCCGGGGCCTTGACCGGGCGGGAGCTGGGGGGGCCAGGGGTCCGGGAGTCTGGGGGTTGGGGGCTGGTCTGAGGGGATCTGGGAGTCTGGGGCAGTACCGGGGATCGTACGTGGGTTCCAGAAATAGTCCCTGGGGTCTGTGCTGGGGGCCAGGGTGGCATTGGGAAGCCGTATGGGGGTCCTGGGGGACCGATGGTACTGGGGATACGGGAGTTGTACGTGGTGGGAACTGGGGATGTACCGGGGGACTAGGAGGGTGCGGGGGGCCTGGGGCAGCTGGGGGTGCTGCTGAGGCCTGGGGTACTGGGGAGGCTGGGGAAGGGGTAGGTTAGGTGCTGGGTGCCAGGCAGGGGAAGCCTGGGTTGGGGCCGAGGGAGACTTGGGGGCCCGGGAGGCCTGCAGGCTGGGCCAGGGGCGATGGGGACCCCCGGAGATTGGGGGCCAGGGAGCctgaggggctgggggctgggccagGAAGACAGGGGTTCGGGGTCTTGGGGTGGTAATGGGGGAGCTGAGGGGGCTGGAAATACCTGGGGCTTGAAAGCAACTGTATGGGGAAGCCAGGAATACACAGATGGGAGCTATTCTGGCTCAGGCTCCTGGGGGCATTCTGGGGAGGTTCACCTTCCCCTGTCTCTGCTTAGGCTGGAGCCCCTCTCCTGCAGCACTAACCCACTCAGGTTGCTCTGACCCTCCCACCTTGGGCTTAGGCTGGTGGATCAGCAGGGCCTCCTGGGCAGGGCCTCCTGGGGCCCAGGGTTGAAGTGGTGGGTGGAAGACGCAGCCGCCTGTGTTGTttggtttctgtgggtcaagcTCTTCCACCACCCAAGCATGGCTCTCTGGAAGCACCAACTTGTCAGACCAGTAGGGAAGACTTGGGTTAAAGAAGTAGGGAAGAAGAGGGCTCAGTCATACCTTCCAAGCTGCAAGTTTTGGAAAAGTCTGTGCTTTTTGGCTTTAAGTTGGGCAAAAAGAGGGTATGTCTGCGCACCGTCAGGATTATTAAAGCACACGGTTGTCAATTTGTTTTCCATCCTGAGACTTCCTTTCTGTTTCATCAATGCAAGTGTGAGACTTCTTCAAAAGAGTCTGTGGAaaggtagaattaaaagataatgcattCTTCTtgttaactttttgaagtgccctgtACAAGGCCTCCACAAAACCTTCCCAGGTGCTGGGGTTGCGCTCTTTCTGGCCCCTTCTCTTCCCCAGCGTGTGCTCTGCAGCCTTCTGTGGAGCCAGGTATTTCTCACATGCCCCTTCTCTGCTACTCCCTGCTACACCCAAGGTCAGGGAACTGGTCACACCAGCTTCTATTCCGCAGACCTGGGGGAAGTGTTGGGTGAACAGTGACAGAGATTTTTgacacaaaactttttaaaagctttttatcaaccctgtttttttcccttaagtaTGGTCTTAATGATttgtgttaaaaacaaaattcagttgATGATGGCTTCTGATGAGGTAGAGACTGCTTTGTGTCACATAGCAGAGACTATATGAGTTTCTCTTCTCTGGGTCACAAGTGCCAGCCGAGGTGGCCCCACGTCTTCCCGGGGCCTCTCCCTGACTGCCTGTTCTGTGTTTCAGCCCCAAAGTCCTGGCTATGGCTGCAGCTACCATAGTGCACGACACATCTGAGGCCGTGGAGCTGTGCCCCATGTACGGCCTGTACCTCAAACCCATCACGAAGATGACCATCAGCGTGGCCCTCCCGCAGCTGAAGCAGCCGGGGAAGTCCATCTCCAACTGGGAGGTGATGGAGAGGCTGAAGAGTATGGTGCACAGCCACCAGTTCTCCACCCTGCGCATCTCCAAGAGCACCATGGACTTCATCCGCTTTGAGGGTGAGGTCGAGAACAAGAGCCTGGTCAAGTCGTTCCTGGCCTGCCTCGACGGCAAGACCATCAAGCTCAGCGGCTTCTCCGACATCCTGAAGGTGCGTGCAGCCGAGTTCAAGATAGACTTCCCCACCCGCCACGACTGGGACTCCTTCTTCCGTGACGCCAAGGACATGAACGAAACTCTGCCGGGGGAGAGGCCGGACACCATCCACCTGGAGGGGCTACCCTGCAAGTGGTTCGCCCTGAAGGAGTCGGGCTCAGAGAAGCCCAGCGAGGAGGTCCTCGTGAAGGTGTTTGAGAAGTTTGGGGAGATACGGAACGTGGACATCCCCATGCTCGACCCCTACCGGGAGGAGATGACGGGTCGGAACTTCCACACGTTCAGTTTCGGGGGACACTTGAACTTTGAGGCATATGTGCAGTATCGCGAGTATGTGGGCTTTATCCAGGCCATGAGCGCCTTGCGTGGTATGAAGCTCATGTTCAAGGGCGAGGACGGCAAGGCAGTGGCCTGCAACATCAAGGTGAGAGCCTGTGCCCAGACCCAAGCATGCTGTTGTCCTGGAGAGTCGGGATGTTCTGTACCTGTCCCCCTTAGATGGTGGGAACACTCCCCGTAAATAAAACTGCAACAGTACTGTGTTCAGTAGAATTTCAGGTGCACAGGTATGAGAACAGGTCTTTTGTGCATTTTGTATCTTATCGAAAATGCGGAAGAGCCAAATGTCTTAAGGAAGGGGAGAAGTTGACTGTCAGGGATACTTTGAAGGGGATTTTAACCACGTCAGAGCCAAGAGAGCCTGGTACCTCTCAAAAGGTTCCTTTAAAGTAGGGCCTAAagtttcttttatcattattgaCTCTGATGTGTGTTGGCTTTGCAGTGATAGTTAAACCAGCCTTGTAAAGGAGACTGGGTTTTCGTGGCAGTAAGATGCTCACACACCATGTGAATGTAGGCACAGGGCCCTGTAGTGGCCATTTGGTGGCACTTGCATAAGGAACGGAGCCCCTGCTAATAGAATGGGGAAAATTGCCTTGTAATGATAGTAACTAACTACTTTTTAACTTGTGGTGAAGGCAGGTTACATCATAGGGATAGCTTGCATTCCCTTTTTGAGCCATAACTTCTTGGGGTGAGCTAGGTCCTGAGTCGCTAATCATGTGACCTCAGACAGGTTGGTCGACTTCTGGACCCTGCTGTTTGGGTTTGCATCGCACACGAATGGTAAGTGGTAGCTCGGGTTGTCCAAGGTGACTCGGTGTCCATGCAGACTGCGGGAGCACG is a window of Cynocephalus volans isolate mCynVol1 chromosome X, mCynVol1.pri, whole genome shotgun sequence DNA encoding:
- the LOC134367113 gene encoding uncharacterized protein LOC134367113 — protein: MENKLTTVCFNNPDESHAWVVEELDPQKPNNTGGCVFHPPLQPWAPGGPAQEALLIHQPKPKPPQYPRPQQHPQLPQAPRTLLVPRYIPSSHHVQLPYPQYHRSPRTPIRLPNATLAPSTDPRDYFWNPRTIPGTPQTSSRTPSSWTPSSRPAKVPAPGLTPGTRDSTDQLPDSQLPPGQGPGPLPRTPPPGSPVPRPPALRAPPPSSRPAKAPARPPGSPASPYQLPARPPPQPPVPRPTDPPTHPAPQPAGPQQAPGPGRSPGSPPAWLRTGGRPGGLGRSPARDSASDPGRHRRWPALPPSPDDPRAGAASPPGAATVRRRRP